Proteins from a single region of Natrinema salifodinae:
- a CDS encoding 30S ribosomal protein S6e, which translates to MASFTVVVGDPDSGSSYQLEAEEQDANRFVGKSIGEEVDGSAVGLDGYTLTITGGSDEAGRPLNEEVAGPNLKEVLMEGRQTGYKPSRDGERRRVTVRGREVSDAVAQINASIVDRGSADVDELLGGEDDE; encoded by the coding sequence ATGGCAAGTTTCACTGTCGTCGTCGGCGACCCCGACTCCGGGTCGTCCTACCAGCTCGAGGCGGAGGAACAGGACGCGAACCGATTCGTCGGCAAGTCGATCGGCGAAGAAGTCGACGGTAGCGCAGTCGGACTCGACGGCTACACGCTCACGATCACCGGCGGCTCCGACGAGGCCGGGCGCCCGCTCAACGAGGAGGTCGCGGGCCCGAACCTCAAGGAAGTCCTGATGGAAGGCCGCCAGACCGGCTACAAGCCGTCCCGTGACGGCGAGCGCCGCCGGGTCACCGTCCGCGGCCGCGAGGTCTCCGACGCCGTCGCACAGATCAACGCCTCGATCGTCGACCGCGGCAGCGCAGACGTCGACGAACTCCTCGGCGGCGAGGACGACGAGTAA
- a CDS encoding deoxyuridine 5'-triphosphate nucleotidohydrolase encodes MFRSGAFVADHVSPTTDAQIQPNGVDLTADVVFEQLEPGRIGRDGKQIGDRVARPLEELEQKTPDTYYLPEGAYIVRYGERIEIPEGHIGFVYPRSSLMRNSCMLNTAVWDAGYEGRGEGLLQVHHDVEIERGARIAQLVFAEADHDDVYDGSYQNENLD; translated from the coding sequence ATGTTCCGTTCCGGTGCCTTCGTCGCCGACCACGTCTCGCCGACGACCGACGCGCAGATTCAGCCGAACGGCGTGGATCTCACCGCCGACGTCGTCTTCGAGCAACTGGAGCCTGGTCGCATCGGCCGGGACGGCAAACAGATCGGGGACCGCGTCGCCCGGCCGCTCGAGGAACTCGAACAGAAGACCCCCGACACCTACTACCTGCCCGAGGGGGCCTACATCGTCCGCTACGGCGAGCGCATCGAGATTCCCGAGGGCCACATCGGCTTCGTCTACCCCCGGTCGTCGCTCATGCGCAACTCTTGTATGCTCAACACCGCCGTCTGGGACGCGGGCTACGAGGGTCGCGGCGAGGGGCTGTTGCAGGTCCACCACGACGTCGAGATCGAGCGCGGCGCCCGAATCGCGCAGTTGGTCTTCGCCGAAGCCGATCACGACGACGTCTACGACGGCAGCTACCAGAACGAGAACCTCGACTGA
- a CDS encoding TIGR03571 family LLM class oxidoreductase — MPDGYENAGYRRLFDADGLTFGAGFPLTGANRSRPSIEAELHLAAHAEAVGFDGLWARDVPTYWPKFGDAGQTFDTFPWLSHVAAHTDDIALGTSSIVLTLRHPLHVATAAATVDRLSGGRLVLGVASGDRDPEYPAFGVDRDERGALFREHVAALRTVWREEFPELEGQWGSLQGQLDVVPKPTAETIPLLPTGNARQSREWIAEHGDGWLFYHLPERTLEDYVDAWRDDAGEKPFAMAVRVELADDPAAEPDQLHLGYRAGVEWFRDYFAELEQLGVDHVIVGVENENSEQALSTFADEVIDAI; from the coding sequence ATGCCAGACGGATACGAGAACGCCGGTTATCGACGACTGTTCGACGCGGACGGGCTGACGTTCGGCGCCGGATTCCCGCTGACGGGCGCGAACCGCTCGCGGCCCTCGATCGAGGCGGAGCTCCACCTCGCGGCCCACGCCGAAGCCGTCGGTTTCGACGGGCTCTGGGCCCGCGACGTGCCGACCTACTGGCCGAAGTTCGGCGACGCCGGCCAGACGTTCGATACCTTCCCGTGGCTCTCCCACGTCGCGGCCCACACCGACGACATCGCACTCGGGACGTCGAGTATCGTCCTCACGCTGCGCCACCCGCTGCACGTCGCGACGGCCGCCGCGACCGTCGACCGCCTCTCGGGCGGCAGACTCGTCCTCGGCGTCGCCTCCGGCGACCGCGACCCCGAGTACCCCGCCTTCGGCGTCGACCGCGACGAGCGCGGCGCACTGTTCCGCGAGCACGTCGCCGCCCTCCGAACGGTCTGGCGCGAGGAGTTCCCCGAACTCGAGGGGCAGTGGGGCTCCCTCCAGGGGCAACTCGACGTCGTGCCGAAGCCGACCGCCGAGACGATTCCGCTCCTCCCGACCGGGAACGCGCGCCAGTCCCGCGAGTGGATCGCCGAGCACGGCGACGGCTGGCTGTTCTACCATCTCCCCGAACGGACCCTCGAGGATTACGTCGACGCCTGGCGCGACGACGCGGGCGAGAAGCCGTTCGCGATGGCGGTCCGCGTCGAACTGGCCGACGATCCGGCGGCGGAGCCCGACCAGCTCCACCTGGGGTATCGCGCCGGCGTCGAGTGGTTCCGCGACTACTTCGCGGAGCTCGAGCAGTTGGGCGTCGATCACGTGATCGTCGGGGTCGAAAACGAAAACTCCGAGCAGGCGCTGTCGACGTTCGCGGACGAGGTCATCGACGCGATCTGA
- a CDS encoding orc1/cdc6 family replication initiation protein: MPRFERKQNIFRNKDALGESYQPERIEERDEEIEAYMDALQPIIDGWEPNNVFLYGNTGVGKTAVTEYLLDVLQEDVTEYDDVDLSVLSVNCKTLNSSYQVAIELVNTLRPDGAEISTTGYPQQTVFKKLYSELEALGGTVVIVLDEIDSIGDRDELLYELPRARSNGYLESTKVGLIGISNDFKFREQLDPRVQDTLCERELQFPPYEASELTNILESRAEVAIADGSYETGVLNLCAALAARDSGSARQALDLLRLAGEVAENNDDDVIQEDHVDRARSKLEQERVEEGMRELTTHGRLALLAVVSKAAKESTPCRTRELYQEYQALCESSGTDSLAQRSVHNHLSDLRMLGILSAKENRSGSRGNYYSYELDVPFTSAVDAMSDVLYLDEEIETIRDIARMNGVV, translated from the coding sequence ATGCCTCGGTTCGAGCGGAAGCAGAACATCTTCCGGAACAAGGACGCACTGGGGGAGTCGTACCAACCCGAACGGATCGAAGAACGGGACGAAGAGATCGAGGCCTACATGGACGCGCTCCAGCCCATCATCGATGGCTGGGAGCCAAACAACGTCTTCCTCTACGGGAACACGGGCGTCGGGAAGACCGCAGTCACCGAGTACCTCCTCGACGTGCTCCAGGAGGACGTCACTGAGTACGACGACGTCGACCTCTCGGTACTGAGCGTCAACTGCAAGACGCTCAACTCGTCGTACCAGGTCGCGATCGAACTGGTCAACACGCTCCGCCCCGACGGGGCTGAGATCAGCACGACCGGCTACCCCCAACAGACCGTCTTCAAGAAGCTCTACAGCGAACTCGAGGCGCTGGGCGGGACGGTCGTTATCGTCCTCGACGAGATCGATTCGATCGGCGACCGCGACGAGTTGCTGTACGAACTGCCACGGGCTCGATCGAACGGCTATCTGGAGTCGACGAAGGTCGGCCTCATCGGGATCAGCAACGACTTCAAGTTCCGCGAACAGCTCGATCCGCGCGTCCAGGACACGCTCTGCGAACGCGAACTGCAGTTTCCGCCGTACGAGGCGTCCGAACTCACCAACATCCTCGAGTCTCGAGCCGAGGTCGCGATCGCGGACGGCAGCTACGAGACCGGCGTCCTGAACCTCTGTGCCGCGCTCGCCGCTCGCGACAGCGGGAGCGCCCGCCAGGCGCTGGACTTGCTCCGACTCGCCGGCGAAGTAGCGGAGAACAACGACGACGACGTCATCCAGGAGGACCACGTCGATCGGGCGCGGTCGAAACTCGAACAGGAGCGGGTCGAGGAAGGGATGCGAGAACTAACGACCCACGGCCGGCTCGCCCTGCTGGCGGTCGTCTCGAAGGCGGCCAAGGAGTCGACGCCCTGCCGGACGCGGGAGCTCTATCAGGAGTACCAGGCGCTCTGTGAGTCGTCGGGGACTGACTCGCTCGCCCAGCGGTCGGTGCACAACCACCTCTCGGATCTCCGGATGCTGGGGATCCTCTCGGCGAAGGAAAACCGCAGCGGTTCCCGGGGCAACTACTACAGTTACGAACTGGACGTTCCCTTCACGAGCGCCGTGGACGCGATGTCGGACGTGCTCTACCTCGACGAGGAGATCGAGACGATCCGCGACATCGCTCGGATGAACGGTGTCGTTTGA
- the gnd gene encoding phosphogluconate dehydrogenase (NAD(+)-dependent, decarboxylating), with translation MQLGLIGLGRMGQIVVERTLAAGHDVVAFDLDEAAVATAAEAGADPADSIDDLTNQLGADKRIWLMVPAGEAVDVTLEELESHLDGDDVVVDGGNSYFEDSVRRAESCPAAYLDCGTSGGPAGAELGFSLMVGGPEWAYEELEPVFDAVATGPDGHERMGPAGSGHYVKMIHNGVEYALMQAYGEGFELLHEGRYDLDLESVASVWNNGAVIRSWLLELCEEAFREEGSDLGTVADRVEGGSTGTWTVQEGLEQEVPLPLIYTALAERFGSRADDGRFSRRLANRLRYGFGRHAVPRRE, from the coding sequence ATGCAACTGGGCCTGATCGGACTCGGGCGTATGGGACAGATCGTCGTCGAGCGCACGCTCGCGGCGGGCCACGACGTCGTCGCCTTCGACTTGGACGAGGCGGCCGTCGCGACGGCCGCCGAAGCCGGCGCCGACCCCGCCGACTCGATCGACGACCTGACCAACCAGCTGGGCGCGGACAAGCGCATCTGGCTGATGGTCCCCGCCGGCGAGGCGGTCGACGTCACCCTCGAGGAACTCGAGTCGCACCTGGACGGCGACGACGTCGTCGTCGACGGCGGCAACTCCTACTTCGAGGACTCCGTCCGGCGCGCCGAGTCCTGTCCCGCGGCGTACCTCGACTGCGGGACCTCCGGCGGCCCCGCCGGCGCGGAACTCGGCTTCTCCCTGATGGTGGGCGGCCCCGAGTGGGCCTACGAGGAACTCGAACCGGTCTTCGACGCCGTCGCGACCGGGCCGGACGGCCACGAGCGGATGGGTCCCGCTGGCTCGGGCCACTACGTCAAGATGATCCACAACGGCGTCGAGTACGCCCTGATGCAGGCCTACGGCGAGGGGTTCGAACTGCTCCACGAGGGCCGGTACGACCTCGACCTCGAGTCGGTGGCGTCGGTCTGGAACAACGGCGCGGTCATCCGCTCGTGGCTGCTCGAACTCTGCGAGGAGGCCTTCCGCGAGGAAGGCTCCGATCTGGGGACCGTAGCCGACCGCGTCGAAGGCGGCTCGACCGGCACCTGGACCGTCCAGGAGGGGCTCGAACAGGAAGTTCCCCTGCCGCTGATCTACACCGCCCTGGCCGAACGGTTCGGCTCGCGGGCCGACGACGGCCGGTTCTCGCGCCGGCTCGCGAACCGCCTCCGGTACGGCTTCGGCCGCCACGCGGTCCCGCGTCGAGAGTAG
- a CDS encoding cation:proton antiporter domain-containing protein: MPVAASPIDPSLLAGSALTAAPPLQANVPDPLETGELLWVFLMLTILLVTARALGELAKRFDLPAVVGELSAGILLGPSVIDSVAVVTEAVNWVEGYPVGPQLELVEVIAWIGLLMLIILTGLETDLDLIVSKATESTLVALASIVVPFAAGFAFAWLLPEQFLAADGARLEFALFMAVAMSISAIPVIAKILMDMGHVRRNFGQITLAAGMINDTIGWILLALVAGLAEAGSVELTETGQTLLWLAAFLGVGFTVGLRAVRRIFIWVDNVVGGQVAKITTLMVLALGVGSFTHALHLEAVLGAFVVGILVGQVNRFDYETEHTFEVVTIGVFAPIFFAIAGLRVNLGTLVEPLVFAVAVAALAIAVTGKFVGAYVGAKAAGLSNWEGVTMGAGLNARGAMEIIVATIGYGMNVLTIEMYSIVVMIAIVTSLMAPPMLRWALPKVEMSEEERERIAREERLRESFVANISRVLQPTRGGADSQYAARLLGPLVRDTEIELTTMYVAIEGDGGGTGTDPRGGRWFANALDRLRGTDPESNDSSGMRAAPATDDDSEFVQPADRAGAAVRSDRRTEADSDAGTGTTDEETELFDRLADEQSGVAAEAFDLIERRLGPQNRSPRTVTREVVGSVAETILDEAAEGYDLLVLGEAGRGNDPDEPLFSETVDYVIQHTPCPTMVVSTPYSGETALERTDTTLRRILLPTAGTEYNRHAAEIAFAIAAEENAIVEIVHVVNEPQVDDRFAEEPDLSKAIEIGEEIVDREAELGRQLGAEVLTTVEVSQRPEATMIDLADQDDVDLIVMGTEMRPVSKRAFYGHRVEYVIQNADCPVGIVSSI; this comes from the coding sequence ATGCCAGTCGCAGCCTCACCGATCGATCCCTCACTGCTCGCCGGGTCGGCCCTGACCGCCGCCCCGCCGCTTCAGGCGAACGTCCCGGATCCGCTCGAGACCGGCGAACTGCTGTGGGTGTTTCTCATGCTCACGATATTGCTCGTGACCGCGCGGGCGCTGGGCGAACTCGCCAAGCGCTTCGACCTACCCGCCGTCGTCGGCGAGCTCTCCGCCGGAATTTTGCTCGGCCCCTCGGTGATCGACAGCGTCGCCGTCGTCACCGAAGCGGTCAATTGGGTCGAGGGCTACCCCGTCGGACCGCAACTCGAACTCGTCGAGGTGATCGCCTGGATCGGCCTGCTGATGCTGATCATCCTCACCGGGCTCGAGACGGACCTCGATCTCATCGTCTCGAAAGCGACGGAATCGACGCTCGTCGCCCTCGCGAGCATCGTCGTCCCCTTCGCCGCTGGCTTCGCGTTCGCCTGGTTGCTCCCCGAGCAGTTCCTGGCGGCCGACGGCGCGCGCCTCGAGTTCGCGCTGTTCATGGCGGTCGCGATGAGCATCTCGGCGATTCCGGTGATCGCGAAGATTCTCATGGATATGGGCCACGTGAGGCGGAACTTCGGCCAGATCACGCTCGCGGCGGGGATGATCAACGACACGATCGGCTGGATCCTGCTGGCGCTGGTCGCCGGCCTGGCGGAGGCTGGGTCCGTCGAGCTGACCGAGACCGGACAGACGCTGCTGTGGCTGGCGGCCTTCCTCGGCGTCGGCTTCACGGTCGGACTCCGTGCCGTCCGCCGGATTTTCATCTGGGTCGACAACGTCGTCGGTGGTCAGGTCGCGAAGATCACGACGTTGATGGTGCTGGCGCTGGGCGTCGGCTCGTTCACCCACGCGCTCCACCTCGAGGCGGTGCTGGGCGCGTTCGTCGTCGGGATTCTCGTAGGGCAGGTCAACCGGTTCGATTACGAGACCGAACACACCTTCGAGGTCGTCACGATAGGCGTGTTCGCGCCAATCTTCTTCGCGATCGCGGGGCTTCGCGTCAATCTGGGGACGCTGGTCGAGCCGCTGGTGTTTGCGGTCGCCGTCGCCGCGCTGGCGATCGCCGTCACGGGGAAGTTCGTCGGGGCGTACGTCGGCGCGAAGGCCGCCGGGCTCTCGAACTGGGAGGGCGTCACGATGGGGGCCGGGCTCAACGCCCGCGGCGCGATGGAGATCATCGTCGCCACGATCGGCTACGGGATGAACGTGCTGACGATCGAGATGTACTCGATCGTCGTGATGATCGCCATCGTCACCTCGCTGATGGCCCCGCCGATGCTGCGCTGGGCGCTGCCGAAAGTCGAGATGAGCGAGGAAGAGCGCGAGCGCATCGCGCGCGAAGAGCGCCTGCGCGAGAGCTTCGTCGCCAACATCAGCCGCGTGCTCCAGCCGACCCGCGGCGGCGCCGACTCCCAGTACGCCGCGCGGCTGCTCGGCCCGCTCGTTCGCGACACCGAGATCGAGCTGACGACGATGTACGTCGCCATCGAGGGAGACGGAGGCGGAACCGGGACCGATCCTCGGGGCGGCCGCTGGTTCGCGAACGCGCTCGACCGCCTGCGCGGGACCGACCCGGAGTCGAACGATTCCTCGGGAATGCGAGCAGCCCCAGCGACGGACGACGACAGCGAGTTCGTCCAGCCGGCGGACCGAGCGGGCGCGGCGGTCCGAAGCGACCGGCGAACGGAGGCGGATTCGGACGCGGGCACGGGGACGACCGACGAGGAGACGGAGCTCTTCGATCGCCTGGCCGACGAACAGAGCGGCGTCGCCGCGGAGGCGTTCGACCTGATCGAGCGCCGGCTCGGCCCTCAGAACCGATCGCCCCGGACCGTGACCCGCGAGGTGGTCGGCAGCGTCGCCGAGACGATTCTCGACGAGGCCGCGGAGGGATACGACCTGCTCGTCCTCGGCGAAGCCGGCCGGGGGAACGATCCCGACGAGCCGCTGTTCAGCGAGACCGTCGACTACGTCATCCAGCACACACCCTGTCCGACGATGGTCGTCAGCACCCCCTACTCCGGCGAGACCGCCCTCGAGCGGACGGACACGACGTTGCGACGGATTCTCCTGCCGACCGCGGGGACGGAGTACAACCGTCACGCCGCCGAGATCGCGTTCGCGATCGCCGCCGAGGAGAACGCCATCGTCGAGATCGTCCACGTCGTCAACGAACCTCAGGTCGACGACCGGTTCGCCGAAGAGCCCGACCTCTCGAAGGCGATCGAGATCGGCGAGGAGATCGTCGATCGCGAGGCCGAACTGGGTCGCCAGTTGGGCGCCGAAGTGTTGACGACGGTCGAAGTCAGCCAACGGCCGGAGGCAACGATGATCGACCTCGCGGACCAGGACGACGTCGATCTCATCGTCATGGGCACCGAGATGCGACCGGTCAGCAAGCGTGCGTTCTACGGCCACCGCGTCGAGTACGTCATCCAGAACGCCGACTGTCCGGTCGGGATCGTCAGTTCGATCTGA
- a CDS encoding aconitate hydratase: MGQTLTEKILGDHLVEGELETGEEIGIEIDQVLTQDTTGTMVWLQFEAMGLDEVQTEIAAQYCDHQTYQFDFKNTDDHRFLRSAAGKYGAYFSRPGNGICHNVHRENFAAPGKTLLGSDSHTPTPGGLGELAIGAGGIDVTVAMGGAPYYIEMPEVVNVRLEGELPEWATAKDVILELLRRLSVKGGVGKILEYTGPGVETLTAPERMTITNMGTELGATSSIFPTDEQTEDYLERVGRGDEYVELQPDEDAEYDDEIVVDLSDLEPLIAQPSMPDNVVPVREVEGQDVDQVIVGSCTNGGYEDILPAAKMLEGREVDRKTDMIVAPGSKQASEMLARQGWVAEMMAAGVNFSEATCGACIGIGHVPASDSVSLRTFNRNFEGRSGIEDDNVFLCSPEVAAAAAIAGEIVDPRDLADELGDLEAPGIELPDEYTGSKTDLITPDEAVDDELVKGPNIGDVPLKDQLGSDIAGEALLKMEDNITTDHIIPATQDILMYRSNIEKLSEFTLSRVDDTFAERALEADGGFLVAGENYGQGSSREHAAMCPMYLGIEGVLAQSFARIHRANLFNFGIVPLTIDEDTYENIEQGDEVEIVDDVYDAVTAGQEEFTVRVNGEDEYTATLDASERERAILAAGGKLSWTKEQAEESGAGAPADD; encoded by the coding sequence ATGGGACAGACTCTCACCGAGAAGATTCTCGGCGATCACCTCGTCGAGGGCGAACTCGAGACCGGCGAGGAAATCGGGATCGAGATCGATCAGGTACTTACTCAGGACACGACTGGGACGATGGTCTGGCTCCAGTTCGAAGCGATGGGGCTGGACGAAGTCCAGACCGAGATCGCAGCTCAGTACTGCGACCACCAGACCTACCAGTTCGACTTTAAGAACACCGACGACCACCGTTTCCTGCGTTCTGCGGCCGGTAAATACGGCGCTTACTTCTCTCGTCCCGGCAACGGCATCTGCCACAACGTCCACCGCGAGAACTTCGCGGCACCCGGCAAGACCCTGCTGGGATCGGACAGCCACACGCCCACGCCTGGCGGGCTCGGTGAACTCGCTATCGGCGCCGGCGGGATCGACGTCACCGTCGCCATGGGCGGCGCACCGTACTACATCGAGATGCCCGAAGTCGTCAACGTCCGCCTCGAGGGCGAACTCCCCGAGTGGGCGACCGCCAAGGACGTCATCCTCGAGCTCCTCCGTCGCCTCTCCGTCAAGGGCGGCGTCGGCAAGATCCTCGAGTACACGGGGCCTGGCGTCGAGACGCTGACCGCACCCGAGCGGATGACCATCACCAACATGGGGACTGAGCTCGGTGCGACCTCGTCGATCTTCCCGACCGACGAGCAGACCGAAGACTACCTCGAGCGCGTCGGTCGCGGCGACGAGTACGTCGAGCTCCAGCCCGACGAGGACGCCGAGTACGACGACGAGATCGTCGTCGACCTCTCGGACCTCGAACCGCTGATCGCCCAGCCGTCGATGCCCGACAACGTCGTCCCCGTCCGCGAGGTCGAGGGCCAGGACGTCGATCAGGTCATCGTCGGATCCTGTACCAACGGCGGCTACGAGGACATCCTCCCGGCCGCGAAGATGCTCGAAGGGCGCGAAGTCGACCGGAAGACGGACATGATCGTCGCACCCGGTTCCAAGCAGGCCTCCGAGATGCTCGCCCGTCAGGGCTGGGTCGCTGAGATGATGGCCGCCGGCGTCAACTTCTCCGAGGCGACCTGCGGTGCCTGTATCGGCATCGGCCACGTCCCCGCCTCCGACTCGGTCTCGCTGCGTACGTTCAACCGCAACTTCGAGGGCCGCTCGGGTATCGAGGACGACAACGTCTTCCTCTGCTCGCCGGAAGTCGCCGCCGCCGCGGCGATCGCCGGCGAGATCGTCGATCCGCGGGACCTCGCCGACGAGCTCGGCGACCTCGAGGCCCCCGGTATCGAACTCCCCGACGAGTATACCGGTTCGAAGACGGACCTCATCACGCCCGACGAGGCCGTCGACGACGAACTCGTCAAGGGCCCCAACATCGGCGACGTTCCGCTGAAGGACCAGCTCGGCTCCGACATCGCGGGTGAGGCCCTCCTGAAGATGGAGGACAACATCACGACCGACCACATCATCCCTGCGACCCAGGACATCCTGATGTACCGGTCGAACATCGAGAAGCTCTCCGAGTTCACCCTCAGCCGCGTCGACGACACCTTCGCCGAGCGCGCGCTCGAGGCCGACGGCGGCTTCCTCGTCGCCGGCGAGAACTACGGCCAGGGCTCCTCGCGCGAACACGCCGCGATGTGTCCGATGTACCTCGGCATCGAGGGCGTCCTCGCACAGAGCTTCGCGCGCATCCACCGCGCGAACCTCTTCAACTTCGGCATCGTCCCGCTGACGATCGACGAGGACACCTACGAGAACATCGAGCAGGGCGACGAAGTCGAAATCGTCGACGACGTCTACGACGCCGTCACTGCCGGCCAGGAAGAGTTCACCGTCCGCGTCAACGGCGAGGACGAGTACACGGCCACGCTCGACGCCTCCGAGCGCGAGCGCGCCATCCTCGCGGCCGGCGGCAAGCTCTCCTGGACGAAGGAGCAGGCCGAAGAGAGCGGCGCCGGGGCGCCCGCCGACGACTGA
- a CDS encoding HalOD1 output domain-containing protein, which produces MNSFESTSVPTETSLSMTVINLVADADDTDPVELAPLYDTIDPDLLDSLVDSPGFSSLEFTYHGYTVAVGEVNGEIEVEIADANAPIDDAAEPDLVDTESST; this is translated from the coding sequence ATGAATTCGTTCGAGTCCACATCCGTCCCCACCGAGACGTCGCTCAGCATGACCGTCATCAACCTCGTCGCCGACGCTGACGACACCGATCCGGTCGAACTCGCCCCGCTGTACGACACGATCGATCCCGACCTCCTCGACTCGCTCGTCGACTCGCCTGGCTTCTCCAGCCTCGAATTCACCTATCACGGCTACACCGTCGCCGTCGGCGAAGTAAACGGCGAGATCGAAGTCGAAATCGCGGACGCGAACGCTCCGATCGACGACGCCGCCGAGCCCGACCTCGTCGACACCGAATCCTCGACGTAA
- a CDS encoding SHOCT domain-containing protein, translating into MGRLGTILLKGLGVLALALVVLSVVGTIVGIVLSVVAAVVSTLVILTVLGIVALAIVGLFSLLGDGSRADATAAARTADRDRTDSSTDPEERLRSKYVSGELSDAEFERELERVLESDRSGGRSGPDRSSARDGHADRRRLRDR; encoded by the coding sequence ATGGGACGGCTCGGCACAATCTTGCTCAAGGGACTCGGCGTGCTCGCGCTCGCGCTCGTCGTCCTGAGCGTCGTCGGGACGATCGTCGGCATCGTGCTGTCCGTCGTCGCGGCCGTCGTCTCGACCCTCGTGATCCTCACCGTCCTGGGGATCGTCGCGCTGGCGATCGTCGGACTGTTCTCGCTTCTCGGTGACGGGTCGAGGGCCGACGCGACCGCGGCCGCTCGGACGGCCGACCGCGACCGGACCGATTCGAGCACGGACCCCGAGGAACGGCTCCGATCGAAGTACGTCAGCGGCGAACTCAGCGACGCGGAGTTCGAGCGAGAACTCGAGCGGGTGCTCGAATCGGATCGGTCGGGCGGTCGGAGCGGACCGGACCGCTCGTCGGCGCGCGACGGGCACGCGGATCGGCGGCGACTGCGAGACCGATAG
- a CDS encoding MBL fold metallo-hydrolase translates to MDVRLLGGAREIGRSALYIDETLLLDFGMDSGNPPAFPVDDVDPEAVVVSHGHLDHVGSLPALLSGDARPSIHWTPPTYDLAMVLARDTLKLHGGTYDCPFTEAELARVAEVSETHGYRESFEAAGYEITFFDAGHVPGSAHVLIDDGDTRLLYTGDFHTEDQRLLSGTTARPDADVVLCESTYSDTTRPPREEIEREFAESLRTTVWEGGTVVVPAFAIGRTQEVLCICERHDLDCYVDGMGKRVTELFLREGNREFLRDPDLLRRAKGNARFVDGRDGQRKRIADQNTVIVTTSGMLHGGPAMTYVPAIRSHPTNKIAMTGHQVEGTPGHELLETGSAELDGRMLRVSAQVEQYDFSAHADREGVRSFLESYEDARVLVNHGDRCEAFAAALRTDGYDASAPELGQRLTV, encoded by the coding sequence ATGGACGTACGGTTGCTGGGCGGCGCCCGCGAGATCGGGCGGAGCGCGCTCTACATCGACGAAACGCTCCTGCTCGATTTCGGAATGGACTCGGGGAACCCGCCGGCGTTCCCGGTCGACGACGTTGACCCCGAAGCGGTCGTCGTCAGCCACGGGCACCTCGATCACGTCGGCTCGCTCCCCGCGCTCCTGTCGGGCGACGCGCGGCCGTCGATCCACTGGACGCCGCCGACCTACGACCTCGCGATGGTGCTCGCCCGCGACACGCTGAAGCTCCACGGCGGAACCTACGACTGTCCGTTCACCGAGGCCGAACTCGCCCGCGTCGCGGAGGTCTCGGAGACCCACGGCTACCGCGAGTCCTTCGAGGCCGCCGGCTACGAGATCACCTTCTTCGACGCCGGCCACGTCCCCGGCAGCGCCCACGTGTTGATCGACGACGGCGACACCCGCCTGCTCTACACCGGCGACTTCCACACCGAAGACCAGCGATTGCTCTCGGGGACGACCGCGCGACCGGACGCCGACGTCGTCCTCTGTGAGAGCACCTACTCGGACACGACCAGGCCGCCCCGCGAGGAGATCGAGCGCGAGTTCGCCGAGAGCCTCCGGACGACGGTCTGGGAGGGCGGCACCGTCGTCGTCCCCGCCTTCGCCATCGGCCGCACGCAGGAGGTGCTCTGCATCTGCGAACGACACGACCTCGACTGCTACGTCGACGGCATGGGCAAGCGCGTCACCGAACTGTTCCTCCGCGAGGGGAACCGCGAGTTCCTGCGCGATCCCGACCTCTTGCGCCGCGCGAAGGGCAACGCGAGGTTCGTCGACGGCCGCGACGGCCAGCGAAAGCGGATCGCCGATCAGAACACTGTCATCGTCACCACCAGCGGGATGCTCCACGGCGGCCCCGCGATGACCTACGTGCCCGCGATCCGCTCGCATCCGACGAACAAGATCGCCATGACCGGCCATCAGGTCGAGGGGACGCCGGGCCACGAGTTGCTCGAGACCGGCAGCGCCGAACTCGACGGCCGGATGCTGCGGGTCAGCGCCCAAGTCGAGCAGTACGACTTCTCCGCGCACGCGGATCGGGAGGGGGTTCGCTCGTTCCTCGAGTCCTACGAGGACGCGCGGGTGCTGGTCAACCACGGGGATCGCTGCGAGGCGTTCGCCGCGGCCCTCCGCACGGACGGCTACGATGCCAGTGCACCCGAACTGGGCCAGCGCCTGACCGTCTGA